From Micromonospora echinospora, one genomic window encodes:
- a CDS encoding VOC family protein: MAAIDQISLGVSDCERAGRFWAAALGYVRRPPRYPGDEWIVLEPPPGAPGMPIAMDLSESPVAEFPRIHLDLIAGDRDLDDEVERLVGCGAQRVDWPHYPAELEPGAAPYVVLADTEGNRFCVSGQVPRSGEPEGR; encoded by the coding sequence ATGGCCGCCATCGATCAGATCTCTCTCGGGGTGTCCGACTGCGAACGGGCGGGCCGGTTCTGGGCCGCCGCGCTGGGCTACGTACGCCGGCCACCGCGCTACCCGGGCGACGAGTGGATCGTGCTGGAGCCGCCTCCCGGCGCACCCGGCATGCCGATCGCGATGGATCTCAGCGAGAGTCCGGTCGCCGAGTTCCCCCGCATCCACCTGGACCTCATCGCCGGGGACCGTGACCTCGACGACGAGGTGGAGCGGCTCGTCGGGTGCGGCGCCCAACGGGTCGACTGGCCGCACTACCCGGCGGAACTCGAACCGGGCGCCGCACCGTACGTCGTGCTCGCCGACACCGAGGGCAACCGCTTCTGCGTCTCCGGCCAGGTGCCCCGAAGCGGGGAGCCGGAGGGACGCTGA
- a CDS encoding aldehyde dehydrogenase family protein, which yields MALRLADGTAWSETLARAVQTAPEAFDPAGPDGTTTLRNLIEGDWASAGTPSPVRTPVDNTVLVNLPRLDAATARAAVVSAAAAHRDWAETPLAERKARVNEALDALGAHRDLLALLLVWEIGKPWRLACADVDRALDGVRWYVDEIDRMLADGREPLPGPVSNIASWNYPMSVLVHAELVQLLAGNAVIAKTPSQGGAVCLTVAHALMRRAGLPTTLVSGGGEELSEVLVRAPEIGAVAFVGGRSNGGKVAAALLDSDKRHFIEQEGLNAWGIWNFSQWDMLAKHLKKGFEYGKQRCTAYPRFVVQRDLVDEFLDMYLPVVRSVRFGHPLAVGDDWTAGDPLPELDFGPLISSTKADELRRKVDEAVRGGAVPLYRGKLDGAPFLTGQDTSAYVAPSVLLAPPGRSRLMHAEPFGPVDTIVVVDTTDELLAAMNASNGALVASLACDDEEEAAKLAVDLQAFKVGINKPRSRGDRDEPFGGRGASWKGAFVGGDLLVQAVTVGGDGRLYGNFPDYNSYPAT from the coding sequence ATGGCTCTACGACTCGCCGACGGCACCGCCTGGTCCGAGACACTGGCCCGGGCCGTCCAGACCGCCCCCGAGGCGTTCGACCCCGCCGGCCCCGACGGCACCACCACGCTGCGCAACCTGATCGAGGGCGACTGGGCCTCGGCCGGCACGCCCAGCCCGGTGCGCACCCCGGTCGACAACACGGTCCTGGTCAACCTGCCCCGGCTGGACGCCGCCACGGCCCGCGCCGCCGTGGTCTCCGCCGCCGCCGCGCACCGCGACTGGGCCGAGACCCCCCTGGCCGAGCGGAAGGCCCGGGTCAACGAGGCGCTCGACGCGCTCGGCGCCCACCGCGACCTGCTGGCCCTCCTGCTGGTCTGGGAGATCGGCAAGCCCTGGCGGCTGGCCTGCGCCGACGTGGACCGGGCGCTGGACGGCGTCCGCTGGTACGTCGACGAGATCGACCGGATGCTCGCCGACGGGCGCGAGCCGCTCCCCGGCCCCGTCAGCAACATCGCCAGCTGGAACTACCCGATGAGCGTGCTGGTCCACGCCGAACTGGTCCAGCTCCTCGCCGGCAACGCGGTCATCGCCAAGACCCCCTCGCAGGGCGGCGCGGTCTGCCTGACCGTCGCCCACGCGCTGATGCGCCGCGCGGGACTGCCCACCACCCTCGTCTCCGGCGGTGGCGAGGAACTCTCCGAGGTGCTCGTCCGCGCCCCGGAGATCGGCGCGGTGGCCTTCGTCGGCGGGCGCTCCAACGGCGGGAAGGTCGCCGCCGCGCTGCTCGACTCCGACAAGCGCCACTTCATCGAGCAGGAGGGCCTCAACGCCTGGGGCATCTGGAACTTCTCCCAGTGGGACATGCTCGCCAAGCACCTGAAGAAGGGCTTCGAGTACGGCAAGCAGCGCTGCACCGCGTACCCCCGCTTCGTCGTACAGCGCGACCTGGTCGACGAGTTCCTCGACATGTACCTGCCGGTGGTCCGCTCGGTGCGCTTCGGTCACCCGCTCGCCGTCGGCGACGACTGGACCGCCGGTGACCCCCTGCCCGAGCTGGACTTCGGCCCGCTGATCAGCTCGACCAAGGCCGACGAGCTGCGCCGCAAGGTCGACGAGGCGGTCCGGGGCGGCGCGGTCCCGCTCTACCGGGGCAAGCTCGACGGCGCGCCGTTCCTGACCGGACAGGACACCTCGGCGTACGTGGCCCCGTCGGTGCTGCTCGCCCCGCCCGGTCGGTCCCGGCTGATGCACGCCGAGCCCTTCGGCCCGGTCGACACGATCGTGGTCGTGGACACCACCGACGAGCTGCTCGCCGCGATGAACGCCTCCAACGGCGCGCTGGTCGCCAGCCTCGCCTGCGACGACGAGGAAGAGGCGGCGAAGCTGGCAGTGGACCTCCAGGCGTTCAAGGTCGGCATCAACAAGCCGCGTTCCCGGGGCGACCGGGATGAGCCCTTCGGCGGCCGGGGCGCTTCCTGGAAGGGCGCGTTCGTCGGTGGTGACCTGCTGGTGCAGGCGGTCACGGTCGGCGGCGACGGCCGCCTCTACGGCAACTTCCCCGACTACAACAGCTACCCGGCGACCTGA
- the bioB gene encoding biotin synthase BioB — protein sequence MPEILDQARTQVLENGVGLDEAGVLAVLNLPDEHLTAALQLAHEVRMRWCGPEVEVEGIVSLKTGGCPEDCHFCSQSGLFASPVRSVWLDIPSLVEAAKQTAATGATEFCIVAAVRGPDAKLMKQMREGVAAIRAAVDIQVAASLGMLSQEQVDELVDMGVHRYNHNLETCRSYFPNVVTTHSWEERWETLRMVRESGMEVCCGGILGLGETVEQRAEFAAQLAELDPHEVPLNFLNPRPGTPLGDRPVVEGKDALRAIAAFRLAMPRTILRYAGGRELTLGDLGTRDGLLGGINAVIVGNYLTTLGRPATDDLKLLEDLKMPVKALSATL from the coding sequence ATGCCAGAGATCCTCGACCAGGCTCGGACCCAGGTGCTGGAGAACGGCGTCGGCCTCGACGAGGCCGGTGTCCTCGCCGTGCTGAACCTGCCCGACGAGCACCTGACCGCAGCGCTCCAGCTCGCCCACGAGGTGCGGATGCGCTGGTGCGGCCCGGAGGTCGAGGTGGAGGGCATCGTCTCGCTCAAGACCGGCGGCTGCCCGGAGGACTGCCACTTCTGCTCCCAGTCCGGTCTCTTCGCCTCGCCGGTCCGCTCGGTCTGGCTGGACATCCCGTCGCTGGTCGAGGCGGCGAAGCAGACCGCGGCCACCGGGGCGACCGAGTTCTGCATCGTGGCCGCCGTGCGCGGGCCGGACGCGAAGCTGATGAAGCAGATGCGTGAGGGCGTGGCCGCGATCCGGGCGGCGGTCGACATCCAGGTCGCCGCGTCGCTGGGCATGCTCAGCCAGGAACAGGTCGACGAACTGGTCGACATGGGTGTGCACCGGTACAACCACAACCTGGAGACCTGCCGCTCCTACTTCCCGAACGTGGTCACCACGCACTCCTGGGAGGAGCGCTGGGAGACCCTGCGGATGGTCCGCGAGTCGGGCATGGAGGTCTGCTGCGGCGGCATCCTCGGCCTCGGCGAGACGGTCGAGCAGCGGGCCGAGTTCGCCGCGCAGCTCGCCGAACTGGACCCGCACGAGGTCCCGCTGAACTTCCTCAACCCCCGTCCCGGCACGCCACTCGGCGACCGGCCGGTGGTCGAGGGGAAGGACGCGCTGCGGGCCATCGCCGCGTTCCGGCTGGCCATGCCGCGCACCATCCTCCGGTACGCCGGCGGACGCGAGCTCACCCTCGGCGACCTGGGCACCCGGGACGGTCTCCTCGGCGGCATCAACGCGGTGATCGTCGGCAACTACCTGACCACCCTGGGACGGCCGGCCACCGACGACCTCAAGCTGCTCGAGGACCTGAAGATGCCGGTCAAGGCGCTCTCCGCCACGCTGTGA
- a CDS encoding glycoside hydrolase family 9 protein has product MRLRTARGRSEPPWYRRLVAAGAALTTGLTLAVTGVAPTPATAAPAFNYAEALQKSLFFYEAQQSGDLPDWNRVSWRGDSALRDGADVGLDLTGGWYDAGDHVKFGFPMAFSTTMLAWGAVEYRTGYAASGQLPHLLNNLRFVNDYFIKAHPAPNVLYGQVGKGDDDHKWWGPAEVMPMARPAYKIDASCGGADLAGETAAAMAASSMVFRPTDPTYANTLLTHARQLYTFADTVRKNYHECITDATSFYRSWSGYQDELVWGAIWLHRATGEASYLAKAEAEYDKLGNENQSTTKSYKWTIAWDNKQFGAYVLLAALTGKQKYLDDANRWLDYWTVGVNGQRVPYSPGGMAVLDSWGALRYAANTAFVALLHSDKITDATRKARYHDFGVRQINYALGDNPRNSSYQIGFGANSPKNPHHRTAHGSWWDSQTVPTETRHVLHGALVGGPSAANDAYTDSRSDYVMNEVATDYNAGFSSALAALTAKYGGTPLAGFPVAEQPDIDELTVETTVMQNEPRSVGLKVMVYNKSAFPARALTDARYRYYFRTDGTTPVQVTPGYTQGCPAPSTARQVEGDLWYVEVDCTGHTIAPAGQSQHRMEVQFKIGVPEGGTWDPTNDPSWQPTAGPNPKVPLYSGGRRVWGEEPTGTTPDTTPPTVPGTPVASGLTATGVTLTWTASTDAGSGVAGYEITQETVGSDALVLHRASTNTLTLTSLAPARNYRFWVSARDRAGNSSRSSAVVAVTTPAGDGPDTSAPTPPGTPTASAVGPTGLTLTWGPSTDNVGVTGYRVYRKDWPVDTLVATVTGTTHPVTGLTPATAYAFYVVAVDAAGNPSAPSPTVTVTTAPATPGASCRVGYTTSDWSNGFTATVTVTNTGTTTLTGWSLGFSFPAGQQLVQAWSANATQSGAAVTATNLAYNGTLAPGASTSFGFNGTHTGSNPKPAAFTLNGSPCTVS; this is encoded by the coding sequence ATGCGTCTCCGCACCGCCCGCGGTCGGTCCGAACCGCCCTGGTACCGGCGTCTCGTCGCGGCCGGCGCCGCGCTGACCACCGGACTCACCCTCGCCGTCACCGGCGTCGCGCCGACCCCCGCCACGGCCGCCCCCGCCTTCAACTACGCCGAGGCCCTCCAGAAGTCCCTCTTCTTCTACGAGGCCCAGCAGTCCGGTGACCTGCCCGACTGGAACCGGGTCTCCTGGCGGGGCGACTCCGCGCTGCGCGACGGCGCGGACGTCGGCCTCGACCTGACCGGCGGCTGGTACGACGCCGGCGACCACGTGAAGTTCGGCTTCCCGATGGCGTTCAGCACCACCATGCTCGCCTGGGGAGCGGTCGAGTACCGGACCGGCTACGCCGCCTCCGGCCAACTGCCGCACCTGCTCAACAACCTGCGCTTCGTCAACGACTACTTCATCAAGGCGCACCCCGCCCCGAACGTCCTCTACGGACAGGTCGGCAAGGGCGACGACGACCACAAGTGGTGGGGCCCGGCCGAGGTGATGCCGATGGCGCGACCGGCGTACAAGATCGACGCGAGCTGTGGCGGCGCGGACCTGGCCGGTGAGACGGCGGCGGCGATGGCCGCCTCGTCGATGGTGTTCCGACCCACCGACCCAACCTACGCGAACACCCTGCTCACCCACGCCCGGCAGCTCTACACCTTCGCCGACACGGTGCGGAAGAACTACCACGAGTGCATCACCGACGCGACCAGCTTCTACCGCTCCTGGAGCGGCTACCAGGACGAGCTGGTCTGGGGCGCGATCTGGCTGCACCGGGCCACCGGTGAGGCGAGCTACCTGGCCAAGGCGGAGGCCGAGTACGACAAGCTCGGCAACGAGAACCAGTCGACCACCAAGTCCTACAAGTGGACGATCGCCTGGGACAACAAGCAGTTCGGCGCGTACGTGCTGCTCGCCGCGCTGACCGGCAAGCAGAAGTACCTCGACGACGCCAACCGGTGGCTCGACTACTGGACCGTCGGCGTCAACGGCCAGCGGGTGCCCTACTCGCCCGGCGGGATGGCGGTGCTCGACTCCTGGGGCGCGCTGCGCTACGCCGCGAACACCGCGTTCGTCGCGCTGCTGCACAGTGACAAGATCACCGACGCGACCCGCAAGGCGCGCTACCACGACTTCGGCGTCCGGCAGATCAACTACGCGCTCGGCGACAACCCCCGCAACTCCAGCTACCAGATCGGCTTCGGGGCGAACTCACCGAAGAACCCGCACCACCGCACCGCGCACGGCTCCTGGTGGGACAGCCAGACCGTGCCCACCGAGACCCGGCACGTGCTGCACGGCGCGCTGGTCGGCGGTCCGTCCGCGGCCAACGACGCGTACACCGACAGCCGCTCGGACTACGTCATGAACGAGGTCGCCACCGACTACAACGCCGGCTTCAGCTCCGCGCTGGCCGCCCTGACCGCGAAGTACGGCGGCACCCCGCTGGCCGGCTTCCCGGTCGCCGAGCAGCCGGACATCGACGAGCTGACCGTGGAGACCACGGTCATGCAGAACGAGCCACGTTCGGTCGGGCTCAAGGTCATGGTCTACAACAAGTCCGCCTTCCCGGCCCGCGCGCTCACCGACGCGAGGTACCGGTACTACTTCCGCACCGACGGCACCACGCCGGTGCAGGTCACCCCCGGCTACACCCAGGGCTGCCCGGCCCCGTCGACCGCCCGCCAGGTCGAGGGCGACCTCTGGTACGTCGAGGTCGACTGCACCGGACACACCATCGCCCCGGCCGGTCAGTCCCAGCACCGGATGGAGGTGCAGTTCAAGATCGGGGTGCCGGAGGGTGGCACCTGGGACCCGACCAACGACCCGTCCTGGCAGCCCACCGCCGGCCCGAACCCGAAGGTGCCGCTCTACTCCGGCGGCCGGCGGGTCTGGGGCGAGGAGCCGACCGGCACCACCCCGGACACCACCCCGCCGACCGTGCCCGGCACCCCGGTCGCGTCCGGGCTCACCGCCACCGGAGTCACCCTGACCTGGACCGCCTCCACCGACGCCGGCAGCGGCGTGGCCGGCTACGAGATCACCCAGGAGACGGTCGGCAGCGACGCCCTGGTCCTGCACCGGGCCAGCACCAACACGCTGACCCTCACCTCGCTCGCCCCGGCCCGCAACTACCGGTTCTGGGTGTCCGCCCGGGACCGGGCCGGCAACTCGTCGCGCTCCTCGGCGGTGGTCGCGGTGACCACCCCGGCCGGCGACGGCCCGGACACCAGCGCTCCCACCCCGCCCGGCACCCCCACCGCCTCGGCGGTCGGTCCGACCGGACTCACCCTGACCTGGGGGCCGTCCACCGACAACGTCGGCGTCACCGGCTACCGGGTGTACCGCAAGGACTGGCCGGTGGACACCCTGGTCGCCACGGTCACCGGCACCACCCACCCGGTGACCGGGCTGACCCCGGCGACCGCGTACGCGTTCTACGTGGTCGCGGTGGACGCCGCCGGCAACCCGTCCGCCCCGTCGCCCACGGTCACGGTGACCACCGCCCCGGCCACGCCGGGCGCGTCCTGCCGGGTCGGCTACACCACCAGTGACTGGAGCAACGGGTTCACCGCCACGGTGACCGTCACCAACACCGGCACCACCACGCTGACCGGGTGGAGCCTCGGCTTCAGCTTCCCGGCCGGCCAGCAACTCGTCCAGGCGTGGTCGGCGAACGCCACCCAGTCCGGGGCGGCGGTGACCGCGACGAACCTGGCGTACAACGGCACCCTCGCGCCGGGGGCGTCGACCAGCTTCGGCTTCAACGGCACCCACACCGGCAGCAACCCGAAGCCGGCCGCCTTCACCCTCAACGGCTCACCCTGCACCGTCTCCTGA
- a CDS encoding sensor histidine kinase: MRILGRRIDGGRRRLGDVLLGVLLAAPITYPRLTPPYSGRSVLLLVGGLLVLGAAVVLAWRRPLPALVLVVLGSAVDGNFVFALPVFSYLVGRREARATPAAVVFAVLAVGGTLLNLELFGARPRTWFLLATVLIFGGVFPWLVGRYLRQQHALLLAGWEQAESVRREQHGAAERVRLRERARIARDMHDSLGHDLSLIALRAGVLELAGDLDPRHRAAVGELRASVTAATARLGEIVRVLRTDAGPSPLDPVDDVAALVAGARAAGMEVTLRGDPADADLPALTGVAVRGLVREALTNAARYAPGTPVTVSVRRDSDDVEVSVRNAPPPVPPPASVSAGTGLLALRERVRLAGGTLDAGPRDGGFVVAARLPGTPGAAGAALAAEAATAPEVATAPEAGTAPEPATGPGAVTAPEPTAPPGGGTVLPGRLGDARRRVRRSLLVAVGAPIALAGLLAFVYHPFVTADAVLESGAYERMRPGQLRSELVGLPRRQVEGPADAPTGCEYYTDGNFPLAQPAYRLCFAQGRLVEKERMP; encoded by the coding sequence GTGCGGATACTCGGACGGCGGATCGACGGTGGCCGGCGGCGGCTGGGGGACGTGCTGCTCGGCGTGCTGCTCGCCGCGCCGATCACGTACCCCCGGCTGACCCCGCCGTACTCCGGTCGGAGCGTGTTGTTGCTGGTCGGTGGGCTGCTGGTGCTCGGCGCGGCGGTGGTGCTGGCCTGGCGGCGTCCCCTGCCGGCGCTGGTGCTGGTGGTGCTCGGCTCGGCCGTCGACGGGAACTTCGTCTTCGCCCTGCCGGTGTTCAGCTACCTGGTCGGCCGGCGCGAGGCCCGGGCCACCCCCGCCGCAGTGGTCTTCGCGGTGCTCGCGGTCGGGGGGACCCTGCTCAACCTGGAGCTGTTCGGTGCCCGACCACGGACCTGGTTCCTGCTCGCCACCGTGCTGATCTTCGGCGGGGTGTTCCCGTGGCTGGTCGGCCGCTACCTCCGTCAGCAGCACGCGCTGTTGCTGGCCGGCTGGGAGCAGGCCGAGTCGGTGCGCCGGGAGCAGCACGGCGCGGCCGAGCGGGTCCGGCTGCGGGAGCGGGCCCGGATCGCCCGGGACATGCACGACTCGCTCGGCCACGACCTGAGCCTGATCGCCCTGCGGGCCGGTGTCCTGGAGTTGGCCGGCGACCTCGACCCCCGGCACCGGGCGGCGGTGGGGGAGCTGCGCGCCAGCGTGACCGCCGCGACCGCGCGGTTGGGTGAAATCGTCCGGGTGCTCCGCACGGACGCGGGGCCGTCCCCGCTGGACCCGGTCGACGACGTGGCCGCGCTGGTGGCCGGGGCGCGGGCGGCGGGCATGGAGGTCACGCTCCGTGGCGACCCGGCCGACGCCGACCTGCCCGCGCTGACCGGGGTGGCCGTGCGTGGACTGGTCCGGGAGGCGCTCACCAACGCCGCCCGGTACGCGCCCGGCACTCCGGTCACCGTGTCGGTGCGGCGTGACTCCGACGACGTCGAGGTGTCGGTGCGCAACGCCCCGCCGCCGGTGCCGCCGCCGGCCTCGGTGTCGGCCGGCACCGGGCTGCTGGCGCTGCGCGAACGGGTCCGGCTCGCCGGGGGCACGCTCGACGCCGGTCCCCGCGACGGCGGGTTCGTGGTGGCGGCCCGTCTTCCCGGCACCCCGGGCGCGGCCGGGGCAGCCCTCGCGGCGGAAGCAGCCACCGCACCGGAAGTAGCCACCGCACCGGAGGCAGGCACCGCGCCGGAGCCGGCCACCGGGCCGGGAGCCGTTACCGCGCCGGAGCCGACCGCACCCCCGGGCGGGGGGACCGTGCTGCCGGGGCGGCTCGGCGACGCCCGTCGGCGGGTGCGCCGCAGCCTGCTCGTCGCGGTCGGGGCGCCGATCGCCCTGGCCGGGCTGCTCGCGTTCGTCTACCACCCGTTCGTCACCGCCGACGCGGTGCTGGAGTCGGGGGCGTACGAGCGGATGCGGCCCGGTCAGCTCCGTTCCGAGCTGGTGGGGCTGCCCCGCCGGCAGGTCGAGGGTCCCGCCGACGCGCCGACCGGCTGCGAGTACTACACCGACGGGAACTTCCCGCTGGCCCAGCCGGCCTACCGGCTCTGCTTCGCGCAGGGCCGGCTGGTCGAGAAGGAACGGATGCCATGA
- a CDS encoding 8-amino-7-oxononanoate synthase, protein MADWLAALERRAELRAKAGLTRRLRPRGADDTVVDLAGNDYLGLATHPEVTAAAEAALRAYGLGATGSRLVRGSTDVHHDLEDALADWLGAERALVFSSGYLANLGALRALVQPRTLLVSDAHNHASLIDGCRISGAETVVTPHADVAAVQAALAAAPGRPAVVVTESVFSVDGDLAPLARLHKVARRFGALLLVDDAHALGVTGPAGAGAVVAAGLAGAPDVVVTATLSKSLGGVGGVVAGPAPFVRHLVETGRTFIFDTALPPAVAAGVRAAVDLARSRDDLRAELVDRAALTVRRLRAAGLTVSTPTAGVVSVTAPGAEAATGWAEACRDRGVAVGCFRPPSTPDPRSRLRLTLNAGVPRGDFARALDVVVECAPEGARGLRDGVAA, encoded by the coding sequence GTGGCGGATTGGCTGGCGGCGCTCGAACGCCGTGCCGAGCTGCGGGCGAAGGCCGGGCTGACCCGGCGTCTGCGACCCCGGGGCGCGGACGACACCGTGGTCGACCTGGCCGGCAACGACTACCTCGGCCTCGCCACCCACCCCGAGGTCACCGCCGCCGCGGAGGCCGCCCTGCGGGCGTACGGGCTCGGCGCGACCGGCTCCCGGCTGGTGCGCGGCTCCACCGACGTGCACCACGACCTGGAGGACGCCCTCGCCGACTGGCTCGGCGCGGAACGCGCCCTCGTCTTCTCCTCCGGCTACCTGGCCAACCTCGGCGCGCTGCGGGCCCTCGTCCAGCCCCGCACCCTGCTGGTCTCGGACGCGCACAACCACGCCTCCCTGATCGACGGCTGCCGGATCTCCGGGGCGGAGACCGTGGTCACCCCGCATGCCGACGTGGCCGCCGTGCAGGCCGCCCTCGCCGCTGCCCCCGGTCGGCCGGCGGTGGTGGTCACCGAGTCGGTCTTCTCCGTCGACGGGGACCTTGCCCCGCTCGCCCGGCTGCACAAGGTGGCCCGTCGGTTCGGCGCGCTGCTGCTCGTCGACGACGCGCACGCGCTCGGGGTGACCGGACCGGCCGGTGCCGGCGCGGTGGTCGCCGCCGGGCTCGCCGGAGCGCCGGACGTGGTGGTCACCGCGACCCTCTCGAAGTCCCTCGGCGGTGTGGGTGGGGTGGTGGCCGGCCCCGCCCCGTTCGTCCGGCACCTGGTGGAGACCGGCCGGACCTTCATCTTCGACACCGCGCTCCCGCCGGCGGTGGCCGCCGGGGTGCGGGCCGCCGTCGACCTGGCCCGCTCCCGGGACGACCTGCGCGCCGAACTCGTCGACCGGGCCGCCCTGACGGTACGCCGGCTGCGGGCCGCCGGCCTGACCGTCTCCACGCCCACCGCCGGGGTGGTGTCGGTGACCGCACCGGGCGCGGAGGCCGCCACGGGCTGGGCCGAGGCGTGCCGGGACCGGGGGGTGGCGGTCGGTTGCTTCCGTCCGCCGTCCACCCCCGATCCCCGGTCCCGGCTGCGGCTGACCCTCAACGCGGGGGTGCCCCGGGGCGACTTCGCGCGGGCGCTGGACGTCGTCGTGGAGTGCGCGCCCGAGGGGGCGCGGGGGCTGCGGGACGGGGTGGCCGCGTGA
- a CDS encoding endonuclease domain-containing protein yields the protein MYAEFPRDDAAALDWLTFEQSGVLTTAQATGLLTEGLVRSRVRTGRWRSVCRGVLLTGNGRLTRDQQLWVAVLVAGEGAVLAGTTAATEAGVRGLPGEPLHVLVPAARRAARTTLRRLPIDMPAVRVHRTSVLPPEHVQLGRPPRTTTARALVDAAGWARDEAYAQEVLAAGCQQRRVLPEELRTMVSALPRAPRRQLIRQTIEDLAGGAEALSEIDFVRLGRRYGLPRPDLQRRRTDAAGRTRWLDAYWPAHRLHVEIDGAHHMDVRQWAADMRRQNDVWTAGDRILRFPAWLVRARPAEVAADLRRALTAAGWRPAA from the coding sequence ATGTACGCCGAGTTTCCCCGCGACGACGCGGCGGCCCTGGACTGGTTGACGTTCGAGCAGTCCGGCGTCCTCACCACGGCACAGGCGACCGGTCTCCTGACCGAGGGACTGGTGCGCAGCCGGGTCCGCACCGGGCGCTGGCGGTCGGTCTGTCGGGGCGTCCTGCTGACCGGCAACGGCCGGCTGACCCGTGACCAGCAGTTGTGGGTGGCGGTGCTGGTCGCCGGGGAGGGTGCCGTGCTGGCGGGGACCACGGCAGCCACCGAGGCGGGCGTCCGTGGGCTGCCCGGGGAACCACTGCACGTCCTGGTTCCCGCCGCGCGCCGGGCCGCCCGGACGACACTGCGCCGGCTGCCGATCGACATGCCGGCCGTACGCGTGCACCGCACCTCCGTGCTCCCGCCGGAGCACGTCCAGCTCGGCCGGCCGCCCCGCACCACCACCGCCCGTGCCCTGGTGGACGCGGCCGGCTGGGCACGCGACGAGGCGTACGCGCAGGAGGTGCTGGCCGCCGGTTGCCAGCAGCGCCGGGTGCTGCCCGAGGAACTCCGGACGATGGTGAGCGCCCTGCCCCGGGCTCCCCGTCGGCAGCTCATCCGGCAGACGATCGAGGATCTCGCGGGCGGCGCGGAAGCACTCTCGGAGATCGACTTCGTCCGCCTCGGCCGGCGGTACGGGCTGCCCCGGCCGGATCTCCAACGACGGCGCACCGACGCGGCGGGGCGAACCCGGTGGCTGGACGCGTACTGGCCGGCGCACCGGCTGCACGTGGAAATCGACGGCGCGCACCACATGGACGTACGCCAGTGGGCGGCCGACATGCGACGACAGAACGATGTGTGGACGGCGGGTGACCGGATCCTGCGCTTCCCCGCCTGGCTGGTCCGCGCCCGCCCGGCGGAGGTCGCCGCCGACCTTCGCCGCGCCCTGACCGCCGCCGGCTGGCGCCCCGCCGCGTAG
- the bioD gene encoding dethiobiotin synthase translates to MLVTGTDTGVGKTVVTAAVTAAAQAAGLRVAVVKPGQTGTATGEPSDVDSVTRLAAPLTGRTLASFPDPLAPLTAARVAELEPLELYTVVDAVREEADKHDLVLVEGAGGLLVPMGLRPSGEAWTVADLAVALGAPAVVVARAGLGTLNHTALTLEALDRRAVPAGVVIGAWPAEPELVHWANLGELVPKLLGALPTGAGAMDPGVFRRSAPGWLTPALYGVLDDWRAWAEEI, encoded by the coding sequence GTGCTGGTCACCGGCACCGACACCGGGGTCGGCAAGACGGTGGTGACCGCGGCCGTGACCGCCGCCGCGCAGGCCGCCGGGCTGCGGGTCGCGGTGGTCAAGCCCGGCCAGACCGGTACGGCCACCGGCGAGCCCTCCGACGTCGACAGCGTGACCCGGCTGGCCGCCCCGCTGACCGGCCGGACGCTGGCCAGCTTCCCCGATCCGCTCGCCCCGCTGACCGCCGCCCGGGTGGCGGAACTGGAACCGCTGGAGCTGTACACCGTCGTCGACGCGGTCCGCGAGGAGGCGGACAAGCACGACCTGGTGCTCGTCGAGGGGGCCGGTGGGTTGCTCGTCCCGATGGGGCTGCGCCCCTCCGGCGAGGCGTGGACCGTCGCCGACCTGGCCGTGGCGCTCGGCGCGCCGGCGGTGGTGGTGGCCCGGGCCGGGCTGGGCACCCTGAACCACACCGCGCTCACCCTGGAGGCGCTGGACCGCCGGGCGGTGCCGGCCGGGGTGGTGATCGGCGCCTGGCCGGCCGAGCCGGAGCTGGTGCACTGGGCGAACCTCGGCGAGCTGGTGCCGAAGTTGCTCGGGGCGCTGCCGACCGGGGCCGGGGCGATGGATCCGGGGGTGTTCCGCCGGTCCGCCCCGGGCTGGCTCACCCCGGCCCTGTACGGGGTGCTCGACGACTGGCGGGCCTGGGCCGAGGAGATCTGA